One Nesterenkonia populi DNA window includes the following coding sequences:
- a CDS encoding PLD nuclease N-terminal domain-containing protein produces MPRLLLGLGVVALALTIYTLIESLQTPRHRVRVMSKVAWIAVIILVPLIGPLLWLFFGRVRKDGPAAQQKRPSAPDDDPEFLRGVEFRRRQAQRREEEERKRREQEQKKNRDKPKDDEETSDGTDSDDESPGQPNT; encoded by the coding sequence ATGCCTCGACTGCTGCTCGGACTGGGTGTTGTTGCCCTAGCACTGACTATCTACACGCTCATCGAGTCCCTCCAGACCCCACGACACCGGGTTCGGGTGATGTCCAAGGTCGCCTGGATCGCGGTGATCATCCTGGTGCCTCTGATCGGCCCGCTGCTCTGGCTTTTCTTCGGCCGGGTCCGGAAGGACGGCCCCGCCGCCCAGCAGAAGCGCCCCTCCGCCCCGGACGACGACCCGGAGTTCCTCCGCGGCGTCGAGTTCCGCCGTCGCCAGGCCCAGCGCCGCGAAGAGGAGGAGCGCAAGCGCCGTGAGCAGGAGCAGAAGAAGAACCGGGACAAGCCCAAGGATGACGAAGAGACCTCCGACGGCACCGACTCCGACGACGAATCCCCAGGTCAGCCGAACACTTAG
- a CDS encoding DUF4229 domain-containing protein produces the protein MAILKFSLIRLGVFLLVFFAAFFALPLEALPGVLLAMAMGLIVSYAVGFLFFNQLRLNASRQFGRRMEGHRPESRTEAQDNDAEDELAEQFHEEQDGPGPSAAR, from the coding sequence ATGGCGATTCTGAAGTTCTCCCTGATCCGGCTCGGCGTCTTCCTGCTGGTGTTCTTCGCCGCGTTCTTCGCGCTGCCCCTGGAGGCCCTGCCCGGAGTGCTGCTGGCGATGGCGATGGGGCTGATCGTCTCCTACGCGGTCGGTTTCCTGTTCTTCAATCAGCTGCGCCTGAATGCGAGCAGGCAGTTCGGCCGCCGGATGGAGGGGCACCGGCCCGAGTCCCGCACGGAGGCGCAGGACAACGACGCCGAGGATGAGCTGGCCGAGCAGTTCCACGAGGAGCAGGACGGCCCGGGGCCCAGCGCCGCCCGCTGA
- the ccsB gene encoding c-type cytochrome biogenesis protein CcsB — protein sequence MITLATAPAEQPTINVELAEYSELFMLIAAFIYTLAFILFTVDTVRSSATIRRVEAELAEEQAAERQGTLVSAGVGGDAPNAPANDQDVPDQAEVDDELVDNDMAYTGAPRPIANVAVALTAVALAAHAFAVVARGLSASRWPMGNMYEFLVSTTVLVAAVYLVALIRRDLRFLGSFVLGLIVTMMIVATIAFPTPIGHVQPALQSPWIAIHVSLASLSIGLFVLTFAMNVLQLIQAKREKAVTAGPASRTERGLAGGSFLRLVPNAFSLENWAYRFNAVAFVFWTLGPMITGAIWAQQSWGRYWGWDTKEIWTFVIWVVYACYLHARATRGWTGSRSAWLSIIGFACIVFNYAVVNVYFPGLHSYAGLPE from the coding sequence ATGATCACACTGGCTACGGCCCCCGCCGAGCAGCCCACCATCAACGTGGAGCTGGCTGAGTACTCCGAGCTGTTCATGCTCATCGCCGCGTTCATCTACACCCTGGCGTTCATCCTGTTCACCGTCGACACCGTACGATCTTCGGCGACTATCCGCCGGGTGGAGGCGGAGCTGGCCGAGGAGCAGGCCGCCGAGCGGCAGGGCACCCTCGTCAGCGCCGGGGTCGGCGGTGACGCGCCCAACGCTCCGGCGAACGACCAGGATGTGCCCGACCAGGCCGAGGTGGACGATGAGCTGGTCGACAACGACATGGCCTACACCGGCGCCCCCCGGCCGATCGCGAACGTGGCGGTGGCGCTGACGGCGGTCGCCCTGGCCGCCCACGCCTTCGCTGTGGTGGCCCGCGGACTCTCGGCCAGCCGCTGGCCGATGGGGAACATGTACGAGTTCCTGGTCTCCACCACGGTGCTGGTCGCCGCGGTCTACCTGGTGGCGCTGATCCGGCGCGACCTGCGCTTCCTGGGCTCCTTCGTGCTGGGCCTGATCGTCACGATGATGATTGTGGCGACCATCGCCTTCCCGACGCCGATCGGACACGTCCAACCAGCTCTGCAGTCCCCCTGGATCGCCATCCACGTCTCCCTGGCCTCCCTGTCGATCGGCCTGTTCGTGCTGACCTTTGCGATGAACGTGCTGCAGCTGATCCAGGCCAAGCGGGAGAAGGCTGTGACCGCCGGCCCGGCGTCGCGCACCGAGCGGGGCCTGGCCGGCGGCTCCTTCCTGCGGCTGGTGCCCAACGCGTTCTCCCTGGAGAACTGGGCATACCGCTTCAATGCCGTCGCGTTCGTCTTCTGGACTCTGGGCCCCATGATCACCGGCGCCATCTGGGCCCAGCAGTCCTGGGGCCGCTACTGGGGCTGGGACACCAAGGAGATCTGGACCTTCGTGATCTGGGTGGTCTACGCCTGCTACCTGCACGCCCGTGCGACCCGCGGCTGGACCGGCAGCCGGTCGGCCTGGCTGAGCATCATCGGCTTCGCCTGCATCGTGTTCAACTACGCGGTGGTCAACGTCTACTTCCCGGGCCTGCACTCCTACGCGGGCCTGCCGGAGTGA